The Panthera uncia isolate 11264 chromosome C2, Puncia_PCG_1.0, whole genome shotgun sequence genome contains a region encoding:
- the GMNC gene encoding geminin coiled-coil domain-containing protein 1, which produces MNTVLPCQDQYFVGGQSYNCPYSTTTSESSVDVSTETWVSFWAAGLLDNREPQQAPQAQESSSDSNFPVPNSCSWEEAQLSSQLYRNKQLQDTLVQKEEELARLHEENNHLRQYLNSALVKCLEEKAKKLLSSDEFSKACGKFRKGKRKPKEQRYFPPEIPHHKNAKRNLSGEFANCEEQPGPPVDPWVLQTLGLKDLNTIDDTLSANYSALSSHPRRIASTFPQFPDDAANYENIPREGLPIDYGGDQTTPSHSTARHGEDFHLLSQLSNEPGGLQTPPYYTTDVSPNKTEMAFSTSLSPHCNVKTHSFHQGQAFVCRDEEGGWKFTWVPKQS; this is translated from the exons ATG AACACTGTTCTGCCTTGCCAAGACCAGTACTTTGTAGGAGGCCAGAGCTATAATTGCCCGTATTCCACTACAACGTCAGAATCTAGTGTTGACGTTTCCACGGAGACTTGGGTCTCTTTCTGGGCTGCTGGTCTCCTGGACAACAGAGAGCCCCAACAAGCACCACAGGCACAGG AATCATCCAGTGACTCCAATTTCCCTGTTCCTAACTCATGTTCATGGGAAGAGGCTCAGCTTTCCTCTCAGCTCTACAGAAACAAGCAG CTCCAAGATACTCTGGTGCAGAAGGAAGAAGAACTTGCTAGGTTACACGAAGAGAATAATCACCTTAGACAATACCTGAATTCTGCTTTGGTTAAATGTCTTGAAGAAAAGGCCAAG AAATTACTGTCATCAGATGAGTTTTCCAAAGCATGTGGAAAattcagaaagggaaagaggaaaccCAAAGAGCAAAGATATTTTCCTCCTGAGATCCCCCATCACAAAAATGCCAAGAGAAACCTCTCCGGTGAATTTGCTAACTGTGAAGAACAACCTGGGCCCCCTGTGGATCCCTGGGTTCTTCAAACACTTGGATTAAAAGACCTCAATACCATTGATGACACTTTATCAGCTAACTACAGTGCCCTCTCCTCTCATCCCAGAAGAATTGCCAGCACATTTCCCCAGTTTCCGGATGATGCAGCCAATTATGAAAATATCCCCAGGGAGGGTCTGCCAATTGACTATGGAGGTGACCAAACAACCCCCTCACATAGCACTGCCAGGCACGGGGAAGATTTTCACTTACTTTCTCAACTTTCAAATGAGCCAGGAGGGCTGCAAACTCCTCCTTACTATACTACTGATGTGTCTCCCAATAAGACAGAGATGGCCTTTTCCACATCCCTGAGCCCTCACTGTAATGTGAAAACTCATTCCTTCCACCAGGGACAAGCCTTTGTTTGTCGAGATGAGGAGGGAGGCTGGAAGTTCACTTGGGTCCCTAAGCAGTCTTAG